From the Theileria equi strain WA chromosome 4 map unlocalized gcontig_1105316255041, whole genome shotgun sequence genome, one window contains:
- a CDS encoding conserved hypothetical protein (encoded by transcript BEWA_050370A): MRIFLILCVLLLGKTYSLVDSQGPREEVKDVTLNLSSPDSSFINVFTRRPYELFQTIHLARNGFEITSIVDDRTVLWKKNKDGNHCTHVTVLTHETTHANIYLKNEEGVRSCFYLEKSGGEWKQVTGKEFYDRLHSVVKRNEDFDHVTLDISKTQDPRVFYVNKMPEFPFAVYAANSKCRIKKIKNGKTTTIWEDKTKDKGCMYVSFYPRESPKWAYLLFLNSDGFREEFLGETKSACRNSWKAITRGEYLEGIRKAGFKESEFNNHITMDLSKPSDSFHTHSYIAGSCSERLFTPLPGLLLTSVIDGRNAVWTAKDGEYCTYANVYHYNNKPLAGFLLVKDNQGKRKVLYFAKSGAEWISVDKEGYFSVTSGNDPLAPPKEVVHELTMSSFRNRQGLRLTSYASRVENAKGDIILIHGFRGYFIGFNLVNLEWNYRYFDFPTYSYTPPFGGYKPSPEPDPMEMYRHIFENPAIRGDCIKASPRYDYRGGFVEALNRLGYNVYAMDNQSQGLSESISTPRCHVNDFKDYVHDVIQFVSIVKRGKFGDPNEKWDEKVVYENTPTDKKTFLLGFSMGGNISMRAIQEFYKHAEPGAKFVDGLIGLSAMLSLEHYVATWTKWIMIQFYKLYAWSFPTWENSHDKLSRHGESFGKFTRYSDPFFLSTRMLLHASRLIFNACDDVKKPENMVHYPKDLPTLFLHTKDDATCHVNGPRKMVNEKLKESKVARFVELEGACHYLTFYQSIAAVIPHLKEWLNEHA; this comes from the coding sequence ATGCGGATCTTTCTGATACTATGCGTACTGCTACTAGGTAAAACATATAGTTTGGTGGATTCGCAAGGACCCAGGGAAGAGGTCAAAGATGTTACTCTCAATCTCTCTTCTCCggattcttccttcataAATGTATTCACTAGAAGACCTTATGAGCTGTTTCAGACGATACATCTAGCCAGGAATGGTTTTGAGATAACGTCGATAGTGGATGATAGGACAGTTctctggaagaagaataaggatggaaaccATTGCACTCATGTAACAGTTTTAACGCATGAAACTACTCATGCCAACATTTACttaaagaatgaagaaggtGTAAGGAGCTGCTTCTACCTCGAGAAGAGTggtggagaatggaaacaGGTTACCGGGAAGGAGTTCTATGACCGACTCCACTCCGTGGTCAAGAGGAATGAAGACTTTGATCATGTAACTTTGGACATTAGTAAAACTCAGGATCCGAGAGTCTTCTACGTCAACAAGATGCCAGAGTTCCCCTTTGCAGTCTACGCTGCCAATAGTAAATGCAGGATCAAAAAGATAAAGAATGGCAAGACTACCACAATTTGGGAGGACAAGACAAAGGATAAGGGCTGCATGTATGTCTCATTTTATCCCAGAGAAAGTCCAAAGTGGGCTTACCTACTCTTTCTAAATTCGGATGGTTTCAGGGAGGAGTTTCTGGGTGAGACCAAGAGTGCATGTCGCAACAGTTGGAAGGCCATTACGAGGGGAGAGTATCTGGAAGGCATAAGGAAAGCCGGATTTAAGGAATCTGAGTTTAACAACCACATCACAATGGATCTCTCAAAACCGAGTGATTCATTCCACACACACTCTTACATTGCCGGCAGCTGTTCAGAACGATTATTTACTCCACTTCCAGGTCTTCTTCTCACCAGTGTTATAGATGGCAGGAATGCAGTATGGACGGCAAAGGACGGAGAGTATTGCACCTATGCCAATGTCTACCATTATAATAACAAACCACTTGCTGGGTTCCTGTTGGTCAAAGACAACCAGGGCAAGCGGAAGGTTTTATACTTTGCCAAGAGCGGTGCTGAGTGGATTAGTGTAGACAAAGAGGGCTACTTTTCCGTAACTTCCGGTAATGACCCTCTGGCTCCACCCAAAGAGGTTGTCCATGAATTGACCATGAGTAGTTTTAGGAATCGGCAAGGCCTCAGACTCACAAGTTATGCCTCTAGAGTAGAGAATGCCAAGGGAGATATCATTCTTATTCATGGATTCCGCGGATACTTTATAGGCTTTAATCTAGTGAATCTAGAATGGAATTATAGGTATTTCGACTTTCCAACCTATTCATACACCCCTCCATTTGGAGGCTATAAACCTTCACCAGAACCTGATCCGATGGAGATGTATAGACACATCTTCGAGAATCCAGCCATACGTGGAGACTGCATCAAGGCGTCGCCCAGATACGACTATAGAGGTGGTTTTGTGGAAGCCCTTAATAGGCTTGGCTACAATGTCTATGCAATGGACAATCAGTCCCAGGGTCTCTCTGAATCCATCTCGACACCAAGATGTCATGTAAACGATTTTAAAGACTATGTACACGATGTCATTCAGTTTGTTAGTATTGTCAAGAGGGGCAAGTTTGGGGATCCTAATGAAAAGTgggatgaaaaggttgtaTATGAGAACACTCCTACGGATAAAAAGACATTCTTGCTAGGATTTTCAATGGGAGGAAACATTTCCATGCGGGCTATTCAGGAGTTTTACAAGCATGCAGAACCAGGagcaaaatttgtagatGGCCTAATTGGTCTCTCGGCCATGTTAAGCCTGGAACACTACGTAGCTACCTGGACAAAATGGATTATGATTCAATTCTATAAGCTTTATGCATGGTCATTTCCAACTTGGGAGAATTCACACGACAAGCTGAGTAGACACGGAGAATCGTTTGGTAAATTTACGAGATACAGTGACCCGTTCTTCCTGTCCACTAGAATGTTATTACACGCATCCAGACTTATCTTTAATGCATGCgatgatgtaaagaagCCTGAGAATATGgttcattatccaaaggatttACCAACACTATTTTTACACACAAAGGATGATGCAACATGCCATGTCAACGGCCCACGAAAAATGGTGAACGAGAAACTAAAGGAGAGTAAAGTTGCAAGGTTTGTAGAGTTGGAAGGTGCCTGTCATTATTTAACCTTCTATCAGTCGATTGCTGCCGTGATTCCACATCTAAAGGAGTGGTTGAATGAGCACGCTTAG
- a CDS encoding signal peptide containing protein (encoded by transcript BEWA_050380A), whose translation MRVLAVLLTVCLVGVCYCGDNDGKVVGKRAVPQKGAQQQKVVQHAQQGQTQANAQPADKPVESQTPKEDVSTETTQSAGQSGATLDISSIDSSSYQSFDYSFSGNAIRLIVPKKGVTVTKLMNGTEEVYTLSTGETFEYSKLYLNKDKNPELVRVWNRNSSGLKCVDYLKNGSKWEPSRDSDVKIKSLQDPVRQPSIFDMNLSANRDTNTCSVFQVDLLGVTTKHFYPKHGYATRKVKNGDKIIWTGRANDRCLSCIIHKHGSVELLEMVVVETLSERSKYFEKNGEEWMEINKTDFDQKLNEMRKSVSLATLTQTPSNPASPSKTTPRPNKSQ comes from the coding sequence ATGAGGGTTCTAGCTGTTCTATTGACGGTATGTTTGGTAGGAGTATGTTACTGTGGAgataatgatggaaaagtaGTGGGAAAGCGAGCGGTGCCTCAAAAAGGTGCTCAACAACAAAAAGTAGTTCAACATGCTCAACAAGGACAAACTCAAGCGAATGCACAGCCTGCTGATAAACCTGTAGAATCTCAAACTCCTAAGGAGGATGTCTCTACAGAAACTACTCAGTCAGCTGGACAAAGTGGTGCTACTCTAGACATTTCTAGTATAGACTCATCATCTTACCAGTCCTTTGACTATTCCTTTTCTGGTAATGCCATAAGACTCATTGTTCCCAAGAAGGGTGTAACCGTTACAAAGCTAATGAATGGCACTGAAGAGGTTTATACTCTTTCCACTGGAGAAACGTTCGAGTATTCAAAACTATATCTCAACAAGGATAAGAATCCGGAACTTGTTAGAGTCTGGAATAGGAATTCCTCAGGTTTAAAGTGTGTAGATTAtctaaagaatggaagtAAATGGGAACCTTCCCGTGATAGCGATGTTAAGATTAAGAGCTTACAGGATCCTGTGCGGCAGCCATCTATCTTCGATATGAATCTCTCCGCTAATAGGGATACTAACACGTGTAGCGTTTTCCAAGTGGATCTCTTGGGTGTGACCACTAAACACTTTTACCCTAAGCACGGATACGCTACCAGGAAAGTAaagaatggtgataaaaTAATATGGACGGGTAGAGCAAATGATCGTTGCCTTTCTTGTATCATTCATAAACATGGGAGTGTAGAactactggagatggttgTAGTGGAAACATTATCAGAAAGAAGcaagtattttgagaagaatggTGAAGAGTGGATGGAGATTAACAAGACAGACTTTGATCAGAAGCTAAATGAAATGAGAAAGTCTGTATCGCTTGCTACTCTAACTCAAACTCCTTCGAATCCTGCTTCCCCCTCTAAGACCACTCCTAGACCCAATAAATCGCAGTAA